The Bradyrhizobium sp. CCGB01 genome segment TAAATCGGTCGGTGCCGCGGACTACGTGCGCTACTGCGACGTCGCAATAGCGTTGTATCGCGAGATCACGAGCCTCCCGCCGACGGAGGCTGCTGGCGTGCTTCGCGAATTCCTCTCCTGACGGGGCGGTTGTCGGCGCGCCGATGGCGCCGGGCTCGATCGCACCAAGGTAGGCGGTTGCGAAAGCCCGGATGCGGATATGGGGCGCGGACCTCTACTGCCCCGACGGGGTGCGCAGGCCGTGCCAGGCGTCGCGGACCTGCTGGTAGTGTACCTCGGGCAGATAGTCCGGCGTGTTGAGGCTCAGCGTCTTGACGTCGAGATGGCCGACCGCGCTGAGCAGCGTGTAGGAGGCGATCACGCGGTCGCGCAGCGCGCCGATCAGGCGGGCCTTGGCCTGGATCAGATCGGCCTGCGAGTTCAGCACATCCACCGTCGTGCGCTGCCCGCCGGCGGCCTCGCGCTGCACGCCCTGGAGCGCAACGGTTGCCGCCTTCACCTCCGACTCGGAAGCGGAGACCGTGATCTTGGCGCCTTCATTGGCAACCCAGGCGCTGGTCGCCGCCGTGCGCGCCTGGTTGCGCACCTGGTCGAGCACGAGCCGGCTCTGCGCCGTGATCTCCTTGGCCTGCCGGGTCTGCGCGGCGGCCTGTCCGCCGTCGTAGATCGGCGCGGTGACGTTGGCGACGATCGAGGCCTGGTCTTCGGCGAGGGTGCTCAGCGTCGGGTCGTTGCTGCGGCTCTTGCTGGCGCTGCCCTGGAGGCTGGCGCTCGGCAGCAGCGCGCCTTCGGCGATCCGGATATTGGTGGAGGCGACATCGACGTCGTAGCCCGCCGCCATCACCGCCGGATGCTGGCGGATCGCCATCGTCAGCGCATCCTCGCGGCTCTTCGGCAGATAGCGGTCGACGACTTCGGCGGCCCGCAGCTGCGACGGCGCATTGCCGATCACCTGCGCGTAGACTGCCTGACTCACCGCCAGCGCGACCTCTGCGGCGTTGAGATCGGCAAGGCCGCGATTGAGTCGCGCCTCGGCCTGGGCACTGTCGGTCGGCGTGACGTCGCCTACGTTGAGGCGGCGCTGGGTGACGGCGAGCGTCTCGCGCAGGAAGGCGACGTTGGAACGTTGCGCCTCGACCAGCGACTGGTTGGCCAGCACATTGGTGTAGGCGGTGACCGCGTCGAGCAGCACGCCCTGGCCGACATTGCGCAGCGCCTCGCGGCCGGACTGCACCTGAAGTTCCGCGGCGCGTACGCTGTTGGCTGTGCGGAACCCGTTGAACAGGGTCTGCGTCACGGTGACGCCGATGACCCACGGTTTCAGATTGGCGGTCTGGATGGTGTTGTCGGGCAGCAGATTGCGCACCGATTGCAGGCCGGCGCTGAGGCTCGCCACGATCTGGGGGCGGTAGCCTGCGAGCGCCTGCGGCACATTCTCGTCCGTGGCACGTTGCCGCGCACGTTCGGCATTGAGCTGCGGATTGGTCTGGTAGGCTTTTGCAAGCGCCTCCGGCAGGGCTTCCGCCCGTGCAGCGGAGGGCAGGGCGCAACAGAGCGCCAGCGTGGTCCATGTCGCAAGCACAGAACCTACGCCCGATCGATGCCGCGTCGTCACGCGACCAGCTCTGGCGCCACGCCCAATCATGTAATCCCGCTAAATCCCGGCTGTCCGCCCCCGCCGACGGTGGCCCTCTTAACTGTTTAACCAGCCGAGGTCCCGCAGGCAAACTGCCGCGGGGAAAACCCCCATCTATTCCGTGCTTGTTGCAGGTCCGTCACAGCGTTTCCGCAGGAGGGCGGCGGAGCCTTACACCAGCCTGACCATCCGCTGGCGTTAGCGGTTTTTGTTCACCGGCTTGCGCTTCTCGATGAACGCCGCCATGCCCTCGGAGCGGTCTTCCAGCGCGAAGGTCGCGTGGAACAGGTTGCGCTCGACGCTCATGCCTTCGGCAAGCGTGGTCTCGAAGGCGCGGTTGACCGCTTCCTTGGCCATGGCGACGGCGGGGCGCGACATCGAAGCGATCTTCTCGGCTGCCGCCATCACCTCGTCCATGAGCTTGTCAGCCGGCACGATGCGGCTGACGAGGCCGCTGCGCTCGGCTTCCGCTGCATCCATCATGCGGCCGGTGAGGCAGAGGTCCATCGCCTTCGACTTGCCGATCGCGCGGGTCAGGCGCTGGGTGCCGCCGATGCCGGGAATGGTGCCGAGCGTGATTTCGGGCTGGCCGAATTTCGCGGTATCGGCAGCAATGATGAAGTCGCACATCATGGCGAGCTCGCAGCCGCCGCCGAGCGCATAGCCCGCGACCGCGGCGATGGTCGGCTTGCGGCAGCGCGCGATGCGGTCGCCGCCGATCGCGGCAAAGTCCTCGGAGAACATGTCGATGAAGCCCTTCGGCTGCATCTCCTTGATGTCGGCGCCGGCGGCAAAGGCCTTCTCGCTGCCGGTCACGACGATGCAGCCGATGGCGTCATCGGCCTCGAGGTCGTCGACGGCCGCGGCGATCTCGCGGAAGACGCCGAAGGAGAGCGCGTTGAGCATCTTCGGCCGGTTCAGCTTGACGATGCCGACCGCGCCTTTGCTCTCGACGATGATGTGTTCGAACGTGCTCATGCTCCACCCACGCGTTTGATTGGGCGGGCAATGTGCCCGCTGGCGCGGTGGGCTTCAAGGGGGCCTAGAAGCCGTCGGAACGAGGCCGTCCGGAACGCGCGGCGAAACGCGCGTTCCGGAGGAGGTCGCTCAGGCCAAGAATCGGGCCAAGAATCGGGCCGGGAATCAGACCAGGAATCAGGCCATGAACATGCGTGCGGCAGAGGCCAGCGTCAGCAGGGCGCCGAAACCGATGAAGATCTTGCCGATCAGGGAGCTCTGGTCCCAGGCCGAGCTCTGGCTGCTCGCCATCACCGGTGCCGGCCGCGGCTGCGCGTCGGTTGCGGCGATCACCGCCTTCTGTGCCGGCGGATTGTCCGGCTGCAGGGCGCGGTCGAGGTCGTTGAGCTGATCGGGCGCCACCACCTGAGTTTCCTCATTCGGGGCGGCGGTATTATCGGCTGCTGCCTGAACGTTGCTGTTGGCGCGGCCGGTCATCGCGGAGGCGGCGGCAGCCGTCGGCGTATCGGCTGCGGCGATCTGCGCGTTGGCGTTGGCGACTTGCGGCGGCATCTGGCTCGAGGCCGGCACGTCGTTTTCGGCTTTCGCCACGTCGGCCTTTGCCGCGCCGTCCTTCTTGTCGGCCTTGTCCTGGGATTGTTCTTGGGATTTCTGCGCCGCCTTGCCGCTGTCGCGGTGGCGCGGCGCATGGCGCCGCTGCTTGCCCGGCTTGACCGTGTCGGCTTGCTTGGTCGCGCTGTCCGCATCGCTGGCTGAACTCGGCGCCGCCTGTGCAGCGCCTCCGGACAGCAAGAAAAGTCCGGCAAGAAGGATCAATGCCGCGTGTCCGCTGGCTTTCATCATGTTGACGATCTCCCCAATTCGGCCCGTCCCGGACCGAACAGAGACCCCGGGCCGTGACGACAGCGGGGCAAAAAGTGGGAATCTTCGGGTTACACCGGGCAAAAGCGGGGCAAACCGCGCCCCCGCGATCGGCCGCCGGGTGCGGACGGGGCCGATCGGTGTTATGAGCCGTCGCGGGTTTTGCGGCCGCATCGCGTGGCGTGGCGAGGGGGTGATCACGAATTCGTGATTTTTCTGGCGCCGGCGTAACAAATTGAAAGAGCGGCCGAATTGCATGGTGAGGGCGCGCGTGCGCGGACGTGAGGACGAGTGGACCGGCCTGATGCGGTCGGCCATGGCGGGCGATGATGCGGCGTATCATCGCCTGTTGAAGGCGGTCACGCCTGTGCTGCGCGCCGCCGCGAGGCGGGGCCTGGCGCGGGCCGGGCAGCCTCCCGACCAGGCCGAGGATATCGTGCAGGAGATTCTGTTGGCGGTGCATCTGAAGCGGCACACCTGGGACAGCGAAGCCCCCTTCGCCCCGTGGCTGTTTGCGATCGCCCGCAACAAGCTGATCGACACGCTGCGTCGGCGGGGCAGGCGGATCTTCGTCAACATCGACGATTTCGCCGAGACGCTGCCGGGCGAGGCGCCGGAGGAGACGGCCTCGGCGGCCGAGGTCGCAACGCAACTCGGCACGCTGCCGCAGCGCCAGCGCGACGTGTTGCAGTCGATCGCCGTCGACAGCGCTTCGATCAAGGACACGGCGTCAAAATACGCGATGAGCGAAGGCGCGGTGCGGGTCGCGCTGCATCGCGGACTTGCGGCGCTGACTGCCAAACTGCGGGACCGCTAGTCATGGATACCGATCAACTCATTCGCTCGCTCGCGGCCGACAACGCCCATCGCGCGCCGCGCGTCGGCGCCGTGCTGACGATGGCGCTGCTGGTGGCCGCGCCCCTGTCGATTTTGATCTTCGCGACGTTCCTCGGCGTGCGCGCCGACGTGATGAGCGCGATGCACAATCCGTTCTTCGACATGAAGTTCGCTGTCACGCTCTCGCTCGCGATCCCGGCGATCATCGTCAGCCTGCATCTGTCGCGGCCCGAAGCCCTGATGCGCGGCTGGGGCTGGCTGCTGCTGCTTCCCGTCGGCCTGCTCGCTGTTGCGATCGGCGGCGAGGCGATGATGGCCCCGGCGATGCCGATGACGATGCGGATGGTCGGCAAGAACTCCAGGGTGTGCCTGCTCGCGATCCCCGCGATGTCGCTGCCGCTGCTTGCGGGCGCGCTGTTCGGCCTGCGCCACGGCGCGCCGTCGCATCCCGCGCTCGCCGGTGCGCTCGCCGGCCTGCTGTCGGCCGGCATCGCCGCGACGCTCTACGCCTCGCACTGCACCGACGATTCGCCGCTGTTCGTCGCGACCTGGTACACGCTTGCGACGGCGCTCGTGACCGCGATCGGCGCTGCTGTGGGGTCAAGAGTCCTCCGGTATTGAAGACGCTCCGCGTAAATTGACGTCAAATATCCGCGACGAGCCGGGCTCGGTCCATCGCGTCTGCATTCATGAACGACGCTAATAGGTTCATGCGCTCGTGAACGGCTAATCCCGGTCGCGTTGAGAAACTAACTTTGGTTGGACGACTTCTATCCAGAGCGTCGATGGACGCTGCTGTAGCGAGGGATGTGCCCAACCATGCGAAAACCCAGCGCATTCGAAATGTCGCGGCGGAACCTCCTGATTGGAACCGCTACGACGGTCGCGATCGGAGCAGGCGCGCGAGCGGCCGGCGCTCAGAATTCCGCTGCCGGACTTCCGTTGCCGACCAACGAAGCCCCCGCGATGGCGACGGTTTCCTTCAACGTCAACGGCGAGGCCCGGGCGTTGAAGCTGGATACCAGAACCACGCTGCTCGATGCCCTGCGCGAACATCTCCATCTCACCGGCACGAAGAAGGGCTGCGATCACGGCCAGTGCGGCGCCTGTACCGTGATCGTCGGCGGGCAGCGCATCAATTCATGCCTGACATTGGCCGTGATGCATGAGGGCGACACTGTCACGACGATCGAGGGGCTTGGCACGCCGGAGCAGATGCATCCGATGCAGGCGGCCTTTGTCAAGCACGACGGCTTTCAGTGCGGCTATTGCACGCCGGGGCAGATCTGCTCGGCGGTATCCGTGATCCAGGAGATCAAGGCCGGAATTCCCAGCCACGTCACCGGCGATCTCAATGTGGCTCCGGAATTGACCAACGCCGAGCTGCGCGAGCGCATGAGCGGCAACATCTGCCGCTGTGGCGCCTATTCCAACATTGCCGAGGCGGTCACCGAGGTTGCCGGGAGGCCCGCATGAAGTCGTTTACCTATGAGAAGGCGAATTCGCCCGCGGCTGCCGCATCTGCGGCGGCGGGCAACGGCAATGCCAAATTCATTGCCGGCGGCACCAATCTGCTCGATCTGATGAAGCTCGAAATCGAGACGCCGTCCCATCTGATCGACGTCAATGGTCTGGGATTCGACAAGATCGAGCCGACGCCCGACGGCGGACTTCGCATCGGCGCGCTC includes the following:
- a CDS encoding TolC family outer membrane protein: MIGRGARAGRVTTRHRSGVGSVLATWTTLALCCALPSAARAEALPEALAKAYQTNPQLNAERARQRATDENVPQALAGYRPQIVASLSAGLQSVRNLLPDNTIQTANLKPWVIGVTVTQTLFNGFRTANSVRAAELQVQSGREALRNVGQGVLLDAVTAYTNVLANQSLVEAQRSNVAFLRETLAVTQRRLNVGDVTPTDSAQAEARLNRGLADLNAAEVALAVSQAVYAQVIGNAPSQLRAAEVVDRYLPKSREDALTMAIRQHPAVMAAGYDVDVASTNIRIAEGALLPSASLQGSASKSRSNDPTLSTLAEDQASIVANVTAPIYDGGQAAAQTRQAKEITAQSRLVLDQVRNQARTAATSAWVANEGAKITVSASESEVKAATVALQGVQREAAGGQRTTVDVLNSQADLIQAKARLIGALRDRVIASYTLLSAVGHLDVKTLSLNTPDYLPEVHYQQVRDAWHGLRTPSGQ
- a CDS encoding enoyl-CoA hydratase is translated as MSTFEHIIVESKGAVGIVKLNRPKMLNALSFGVFREIAAAVDDLEADDAIGCIVVTGSEKAFAAGADIKEMQPKGFIDMFSEDFAAIGGDRIARCRKPTIAAVAGYALGGGCELAMMCDFIIAADTAKFGQPEITLGTIPGIGGTQRLTRAIGKSKAMDLCLTGRMMDAAEAERSGLVSRIVPADKLMDEVMAAAEKIASMSRPAVAMAKEAVNRAFETTLAEGMSVERNLFHATFALEDRSEGMAAFIEKRKPVNKNR
- a CDS encoding sigma-70 family RNA polymerase sigma factor, whose protein sequence is MRGREDEWTGLMRSAMAGDDAAYHRLLKAVTPVLRAAARRGLARAGQPPDQAEDIVQEILLAVHLKRHTWDSEAPFAPWLFAIARNKLIDTLRRRGRRIFVNIDDFAETLPGEAPEETASAAEVATQLGTLPQRQRDVLQSIAVDSASIKDTASKYAMSEGAVRVALHRGLAALTAKLRDR
- a CDS encoding NrsF family protein translates to MDTDQLIRSLAADNAHRAPRVGAVLTMALLVAAPLSILIFATFLGVRADVMSAMHNPFFDMKFAVTLSLAIPAIIVSLHLSRPEALMRGWGWLLLLPVGLLAVAIGGEAMMAPAMPMTMRMVGKNSRVCLLAIPAMSLPLLAGALFGLRHGAPSHPALAGALAGLLSAGIAATLYASHCTDDSPLFVATWYTLATALVTAIGAAVGSRVLRY
- the paoA gene encoding aldehyde dehydrogenase iron-sulfur subunit PaoA, which gives rise to MRKPSAFEMSRRNLLIGTATTVAIGAGARAAGAQNSAAGLPLPTNEAPAMATVSFNVNGEARALKLDTRTTLLDALREHLHLTGTKKGCDHGQCGACTVIVGGQRINSCLTLAVMHEGDTVTTIEGLGTPEQMHPMQAAFVKHDGFQCGYCTPGQICSAVSVIQEIKAGIPSHVTGDLNVAPELTNAELRERMSGNICRCGAYSNIAEAVTEVAGRPA